In Rhizobium sp. WSM4643, the following are encoded in one genomic region:
- a CDS encoding IS5 family transposase: MGWTDFTRRQYARRAMRYASDLTDREWGLISPCLPEPRRLGRPRSTDLREVVNALLYIATTGCQWRMMPKDFPSFTTVQSYFYEWRATGLWGRINHHLVMEARELEGREASPSAGVIDSQSVKTTESGGISGYDAGKKIKGRKRHIVVDTLGLMVGLMVHSADIQDRDGAPAVLKTILKRWPWLRHIFADGGYAGPKLKGALQKIAKFTLQIVKRTDKAKGFEVLPRRWVVERTFAWLGRCRRLAKDWEKSLASAEAWIPIAHIRVLTRRLARYGYR, encoded by the coding sequence ATGGGCTGGACTGATTTCACCCGTCGGCAATATGCCCGACGCGCAATGCGGTATGCAAGCGATCTGACGGACCGGGAATGGGGATTGATCTCGCCTTGCCTGCCCGAACCGAGGCGGCTGGGCAGGCCGCGCAGCACCGATCTTCGCGAGGTCGTGAATGCGTTGCTTTACATCGCCACGACGGGGTGCCAATGGCGGATGATGCCCAAGGATTTTCCGTCTTTTACAACTGTGCAGTCCTATTTCTATGAATGGCGAGCGACAGGGTTATGGGGTCGGATCAACCATCATCTTGTGATGGAGGCGCGTGAATTGGAAGGCCGGGAAGCCTCGCCGTCTGCGGGCGTGATCGACAGTCAAAGCGTGAAGACCACGGAAAGCGGTGGAATTTCGGGCTATGACGCAGGCAAGAAGATCAAGGGACGCAAGCGTCATATCGTCGTCGACACGCTTGGACTGATGGTCGGCCTCATGGTTCACAGCGCCGATATTCAGGATCGCGATGGTGCACCTGCCGTCCTCAAAACCATTCTCAAGCGCTGGCCGTGGCTGAGACATATCTTCGCCGACGGTGGTTATGCCGGACCGAAGCTGAAGGGCGCACTGCAAAAGATCGCAAAGTTCACTCTCCAGATCGTCAAGCGAACCGACAAGGCAAAAGGCTTCGAGGTTCTGCCGCGTCGCTGGGTCGTGGAGCGCACCTTCGCGTGGCTTGGCAGATGCCGACGTTTGGCCAAGGATTGGGAAAAGTCCCTCGCTTCAGCCGAAGCATGGATCCCTATCGCCCACATCCGCGTCCTGACACGACGCTTGGCACGGTACGGATATCGTTGA
- a CDS encoding FAD-binding oxidoreductase produces the protein MSNSSISTELLDRFAAIVGEKYALRSEADLAPHLIENRGLYHGSSPLLLKPGSVEEVSDIMKLATETGTAIVPQTGNTGLVGGQTPRQGKCDIILSLERMNRIRDVDPVANVLVADGGAILAEVQKAAEAHGRLFPLSLGSEGSCRIGGNLSTNAGGTAVLAYGNMRQLCLGLEVVLPTGEIWDGLRRLKKDNTGYDLRDLFIGAEGTLGIITGAVLKLFPQPLGHQVAFAGLNSVADALALFNLASSLCGASLTGFELMPRFGVEITTRHIDGVRDPLETAYPWYVLIDISTSDSAETAERMMNGVLEQGFEAGLVLDAAIASSVAQQKALWRMRESMSDAQKPEGGSIKHDVSVPVSKIPHFMAEAEEAVMAAMPGARICAFGHMGDGNIHYNISQPLGADKDAFIARWHEMNHIVHGRVLAHGGSISAEHGIGQLKRDELAAIRPVIEIELMRRIKRAFDPADIMNPGKVVSLDS, from the coding sequence ATGAGCAATTCCAGCATTTCCACCGAACTCCTCGATCGCTTCGCGGCCATCGTCGGTGAAAAATACGCGTTGCGTAGCGAGGCAGATCTTGCACCGCATCTGATCGAAAACCGCGGGCTCTATCACGGCTCCTCCCCTCTCCTCTTGAAACCCGGTTCGGTCGAAGAAGTCTCTGATATCATGAAGCTTGCGACGGAGACCGGAACGGCGATCGTGCCGCAAACCGGCAATACCGGCCTCGTCGGCGGCCAGACGCCGCGTCAGGGCAAGTGCGATATCATCCTGTCGCTCGAGCGCATGAACAGGATTCGTGATGTCGATCCGGTGGCGAACGTGCTGGTGGCCGATGGCGGCGCCATCCTTGCCGAGGTGCAGAAGGCGGCCGAGGCGCATGGGCGGCTGTTTCCGCTGTCGCTCGGTTCGGAGGGCTCCTGCCGCATCGGCGGCAACCTTTCCACCAATGCCGGCGGCACGGCCGTGCTTGCCTATGGCAATATGCGCCAGCTCTGCCTCGGCCTCGAAGTGGTGTTGCCGACCGGCGAGATCTGGGACGGCCTGCGCCGGCTGAAGAAGGACAACACCGGCTACGATCTGCGCGATCTCTTCATCGGCGCCGAGGGCACGCTCGGCATCATCACCGGTGCGGTGCTGAAGCTCTTTCCCCAGCCGCTCGGCCATCAGGTGGCCTTCGCCGGCCTGAATTCGGTGGCGGACGCGCTTGCCCTGTTCAATCTCGCCTCCAGTCTCTGCGGCGCCTCGCTCACCGGTTTCGAGCTGATGCCGCGTTTCGGCGTCGAGATCACCACCCGCCATATCGACGGCGTGCGCGATCCGCTGGAGACCGCCTATCCCTGGTATGTGCTGATCGACATTTCGACGTCGGACTCGGCCGAGACGGCGGAGCGGATGATGAATGGCGTGCTGGAGCAGGGCTTCGAGGCCGGGCTGGTGCTCGATGCGGCAATCGCCTCGTCGGTAGCGCAGCAGAAGGCGCTCTGGCGCATGCGCGAGAGCATGTCGGATGCGCAAAAGCCGGAAGGCGGCTCGATCAAGCACGATGTTTCCGTGCCCGTATCGAAGATCCCGCATTTCATGGCCGAGGCCGAAGAAGCTGTGATGGCGGCGATGCCGGGCGCCCGCATCTGCGCCTTCGGCCATATGGGCGACGGCAACATCCATTACAATATTTCCCAGCCGCTCGGCGCCGACAAGGACGCCTTCATCGCCCGCTGGCACGAGATGAACCATATCGTCCATGGACGGGTGCTTGCGCATGGCGGCTCGATCTCGGCCGAGCACGGCATCGGCCAGCTGAAGCGCGACGAGCTGGCGGCGATCCGGCCTGTGATCGAAATCGAGCTGATGCGCCGCATCAAGCGCGCCTTCGATCCCGCCGATATCATGAATCCGGGAAAGGTCGTCAGCCTCGATTCGTGA
- a CDS encoding L-threonylcarbamoyladenylate synthase — translation MARIIDITADRQAALEAASAALADGFAIAIPTETVYGLAADATNPAAITRIYETKGRPRFNPLICHMADLAMAEEHAEFDPVSRALARAFWPGPLTLVLPLKPESPIHSLATAGLDTVGIRVPKGFAGALIGAFGRPLAAPSANTSGRISATSAAHVEADLGARIPLILDAGPSAVGVESTIVKAEGGRLRLLRPGGLAAREIERVAGQPLLRPKTASAAIEAPGMLASHYAPGASVRLNATAVEPGEALIAFGSAAVSGANGARIVLDLSPRGDLAEAAANLFDYMKRADASGAQSIAFSPIPEDGLGEAINDRLQRAAAPRD, via the coding sequence ATGGCACGCATAATCGACATCACGGCAGACAGGCAGGCAGCGCTTGAGGCCGCCTCAGCTGCTCTTGCCGACGGCTTTGCCATCGCCATCCCGACCGAGACCGTCTACGGCCTTGCGGCCGACGCCACCAATCCCGCAGCCATCACCCGCATCTACGAGACAAAGGGACGGCCGCGCTTCAACCCGCTGATCTGCCACATGGCCGATCTCGCCATGGCCGAAGAGCACGCCGAGTTCGACCCGGTCTCACGGGCGCTGGCCAGAGCCTTCTGGCCCGGCCCGCTGACCCTGGTGCTGCCGCTGAAGCCAGAAAGCCCGATCCATTCGCTGGCGACCGCCGGGCTTGACACCGTCGGCATCCGCGTGCCGAAGGGCTTTGCGGGCGCGTTGATCGGCGCCTTCGGACGGCCGCTCGCAGCCCCGAGCGCCAATACCTCGGGCCGGATCAGTGCGACGAGTGCTGCCCATGTCGAAGCCGATCTCGGGGCGCGGATCCCGTTGATCCTCGATGCGGGCCCAAGTGCTGTCGGCGTCGAATCGACAATCGTCAAAGCAGAGGGCGGCCGGCTGCGGCTGCTTCGCCCGGGGGGACTTGCGGCGCGCGAGATCGAGCGTGTCGCGGGCCAGCCGCTGCTGCGGCCGAAAACGGCATCGGCGGCGATCGAGGCGCCGGGCATGCTCGCCTCACACTACGCGCCGGGCGCTTCCGTGCGCCTCAATGCGACGGCGGTGGAACCCGGCGAGGCACTGATTGCCTTCGGGAGCGCTGCGGTTTCCGGCGCGAACGGTGCCCGGATCGTCCTTGATCTCAGCCCGCGCGGCGACCTGGCGGAGGCGGCGGCCAATCTATTCGACTATATGAAGCGGGCCGATGCCAGCGGCGCCCAGAGCATCGCCTTTTCGCCGATTCCCGAGGATGGGCTCGGCGAAGCGATCAACGACCGGCTGCAGCGGGCAGCCGCGCCCCGCGACTGA
- a CDS encoding DUF6656 family protein — MAKLRYFDAKEAGKLQEPQLIAAHSEFLRTGRIPRERRHWLAEEKRYFTHDEVAAKTGRKLQVAGEKTHQHINGFHHSIQFPKMIFHRTLEDSPHLGYCHVTAARTKFAHYEEVSWAFYIANFYSDIGDNDNFFERIDVGYSRMYFAVAIKPGENSAEKMTIDRSVRGNGLLFRTHDPQAAIRNILLLGARNEQLREIIRQL; from the coding sequence ATGGCCAAACTCCGGTATTTCGACGCGAAAGAAGCAGGTAAACTGCAAGAGCCGCAGCTGATTGCCGCGCATTCCGAATTTTTGCGCACCGGCCGCATTCCCCGCGAGCGGCGGCACTGGCTGGCCGAGGAAAAGCGCTATTTCACCCATGACGAGGTCGCCGCAAAGACCGGCCGCAAGCTGCAGGTTGCCGGCGAAAAGACGCATCAGCACATCAACGGCTTTCACCACTCGATCCAATTTCCGAAGATGATCTTCCACCGGACGCTGGAGGACAGCCCGCATCTCGGCTATTGCCACGTCACCGCCGCGCGGACGAAATTCGCGCATTACGAAGAGGTAAGCTGGGCCTTCTACATCGCCAATTTCTATTCCGACATCGGCGACAACGATAATTTCTTCGAGCGCATCGATGTCGGTTATTCCCGCATGTATTTCGCCGTCGCCATCAAACCTGGCGAGAACTCCGCGGAAAAGATGACCATCGACCGGTCGGTGCGCGGCAACGGCCTGCTCTTCCGCACCCATGATCCGCAGGCTGCGATCCGCAACATCCTCTTGCTCGGCGCCCGCAACGAACAGCTGCGCGAAATCATCCGGCAGCTCTAA
- a CDS encoding aromatic ring-hydroxylating oxygenase subunit alpha gives MDIRSNVLRQLKSRREGFSLEQPFYIDEEYFQLDMEMIYYRDWLFIGHDCELPKPGAYFTVQIGSYPVVIVRGRDNIIRAFHNSCRHRGSRVCTKEHGSSVRLVCPYHQWTYDLEGKLAFARHMGDDFDKSGFNLKPVHCETVAGFVFICLANTAPDFQTVRDKIEPYVAPHRISESKVAFQSTIIEKGNWKLVWENNRECYHCAANHPELCRTYPEAPSVTGTDGGADDPEIAGHWARCEAAGLPSKFQISPDGQFRTARMPLIEDAESYTMSGKRAVKRPLSDDISIGHIGTMLLFHYPTTWNHLLGDHAISFRVLPLSANETAVTTKWLVHKDAVEGVDYDLEELTHVWTETNDQDRRIVEENAFGIHSPAYEPGPYSTLHEGGVMQFLEWYSNFMVNRLQGDQAKISAVA, from the coding sequence ATGGATATTCGCAGCAACGTTTTGCGTCAGCTCAAGAGCCGCCGTGAGGGCTTCAGCCTCGAACAGCCGTTCTATATCGACGAGGAATATTTCCAGCTCGACATGGAGATGATCTATTATCGCGACTGGCTGTTCATCGGCCATGATTGCGAACTGCCGAAGCCGGGCGCCTATTTCACCGTCCAGATCGGCAGCTATCCCGTCGTCATCGTCCGCGGCCGCGACAATATCATCCGCGCCTTCCACAACAGCTGTCGTCATCGCGGCTCGCGCGTCTGCACCAAGGAGCACGGCTCCTCCGTGCGTCTCGTCTGCCCCTACCATCAGTGGACCTATGATCTCGAAGGCAAGCTCGCCTTCGCCCGCCACATGGGCGATGATTTCGACAAATCAGGTTTCAACCTGAAGCCTGTCCACTGCGAAACCGTCGCAGGCTTTGTCTTCATCTGCCTTGCCAACACCGCTCCGGATTTCCAGACGGTGCGCGACAAGATCGAACCCTACGTCGCACCGCACCGGATCAGCGAGAGCAAGGTTGCCTTCCAAAGCACGATCATCGAAAAGGGCAACTGGAAGCTTGTCTGGGAAAACAACCGCGAGTGCTATCATTGCGCCGCCAATCACCCAGAACTCTGCCGCACCTATCCCGAAGCGCCGAGCGTGACCGGCACGGATGGCGGCGCCGACGATCCCGAGATCGCCGGCCATTGGGCCCGCTGCGAGGCCGCCGGCCTGCCGAGCAAGTTCCAGATTTCGCCGGACGGTCAGTTCCGCACCGCCCGCATGCCGCTGATCGAGGATGCCGAAAGCTACACAATGTCGGGCAAGCGCGCCGTCAAGCGTCCGCTCTCCGACGATATCTCGATCGGCCATATCGGCACCATGCTGCTCTTCCACTACCCGACGACGTGGAACCACCTGCTCGGCGACCACGCCATCTCCTTCCGCGTGCTGCCGCTCAGCGCCAACGAGACCGCGGTGACGACTAAGTGGCTCGTCCACAAGGACGCCGTCGAAGGCGTGGATTACGATCTCGAGGAACTGACCCACGTCTGGACCGAGACCAACGATCAGGATCGCCGCATCGTCGAGGAAAACGCCTTCGGCATTCACTCGCCCGCCTATGAGCCCGGCCCCTATTCCACCCTGCATGAGGGCGGCGTCATGCAGTTCCTCGAATGGTATTCGAACTTCATGGTGAACCGTCTGCAGGGCGACCAGGCGAAAATTTCCGCCGTGGCCTGA
- a CDS encoding BA14K family protein, which yields MFGLSNKIATAVLAAAVVLTGFVPSQAMQMPTAPQVEKSSTVENVQYRRYYRPGYRPGAYYRPGYRPGAYYRPGYYGGYRGYSYYRPGYRRYNGYWYPLAAFGAGAVIGGAIVAQPRYVAPAPRMGSSHVAWCANRYRSYRAYDNTFQPYNGPRQQCYSPY from the coding sequence ATGTTCGGTTTGAGTAACAAGATCGCGACTGCAGTTCTGGCTGCGGCCGTCGTTCTGACAGGCTTCGTGCCGTCGCAGGCAATGCAGATGCCGACCGCCCCGCAGGTGGAGAAATCCTCCACCGTCGAGAATGTCCAGTACCGCCGCTATTATCGCCCCGGTTACCGTCCGGGCGCCTATTACCGGCCAGGCTATCGGCCCGGCGCCTACTACCGGCCCGGCTATTACGGCGGCTATCGCGGATATTCCTATTACCGCCCGGGCTATCGGCGTTATAACGGCTACTGGTATCCGCTCGCCGCCTTCGGCGCCGGTGCGGTCATCGGCGGCGCCATTGTCGCGCAGCCGCGTTACGTCGCGCCTGCGCCCCGCATGGGTTCGAGCCACGTTGCCTGGTGCGCCAACCGCTACCGGTCCTATCGCGCCTACGACAACACTTTCCAGCCCTATAATGGCCCGCGCCAACAGTGCTATTCGCCGTATTGA
- a CDS encoding transporter has product MDTLPVNIPGFVWAYRFSPEEKTAVRLNNSATVAELTADNCFYWLHLNLVDARVPALLDTLDGLTEDAKSALTTRDTHATITVDEQMLYGTLVDCQRDFAQDTNNLGWLHFAMSDRFIITTRLQPLRSVERARALIEKNPGKFSRPVDLFELLVIEFQRTLIAVVIELTEELNQIEDIVYDSAQRDERRRLAPVRRTVVRLHRHLRTVLALMRRAAAADDDEMPFGFDDVARRLTNRLETVDHDIYALQDRARLLHEEIDSKQSSETNRHLYLLSIMTAFLLPPTLVTGFFGMNTANLPFAVGDYGTEYAVALIVASIAFAWWLLRRVDIL; this is encoded by the coding sequence ATGGACACGTTGCCCGTCAACATACCCGGTTTCGTCTGGGCCTATCGCTTCTCACCCGAAGAAAAGACCGCGGTACGACTGAACAATAGTGCAACGGTGGCGGAACTGACCGCCGACAACTGTTTCTACTGGCTGCACCTCAACCTTGTCGACGCCCGCGTGCCAGCCTTGCTCGATACGCTGGACGGGCTGACGGAGGACGCGAAATCGGCGCTGACGACGCGCGATACGCATGCGACCATCACTGTCGACGAGCAGATGCTCTATGGCACGCTCGTCGATTGCCAGCGCGATTTCGCCCAGGATACCAACAATCTCGGCTGGCTGCATTTCGCCATGTCCGACCGCTTCATCATCACCACGAGGCTGCAGCCGCTGCGCAGCGTCGAACGGGCACGCGCCCTGATCGAGAAGAATCCAGGCAAATTCTCCCGGCCAGTCGATCTCTTCGAACTGCTGGTGATCGAATTCCAGCGCACGCTGATCGCGGTCGTCATCGAACTCACCGAAGAGCTGAACCAGATCGAGGATATCGTCTACGACAGCGCGCAGCGCGACGAGCGCCGGCGCCTGGCGCCGGTGCGGCGCACCGTGGTCAGGCTGCATCGGCATCTGCGCACCGTGCTGGCGCTGATGCGCCGGGCGGCGGCGGCCGACGACGACGAGATGCCCTTTGGCTTCGACGATGTTGCCCGACGGCTGACGAACCGGCTGGAAACGGTCGACCACGACATCTATGCACTACAGGATCGGGCACGCCTGCTGCACGAAGAAATCGATTCGAAACAATCCTCCGAAACCAACCGTCACCTCTATCTGCTGTCGATCATGACGGCCTTCCTACTGCCGCCGACGCTGGTGACCGGCTTCTTCGGCATGAACACGGCAAACCTGCCCTTCGCCGTCGGCGACTACGGCACCGAATACGCCGTCGCTCTGATCGTCGCCTCCATCGCCTTTGCCTGGTGGTTATTGAGGCGCGTGGATATTCTTTGA
- a CDS encoding acyl-CoA dehydrogenase: MYKAPVEEIAFTLKHVAGMGEAISKGLLGDLGEDLVDAILAEAGRFATEEVAPLADIGDRQGARLEGGEVRLPDGWRELYRHWIAGGWNGLTAPEAFGGQALPHMLNVATLEMWNSGSMAFALAPTLTMGAIEAVSTHGSAALKAKYLEKMVSGEWTGTMNLTEPHAGSDLGALKARAERRDDGSYRLFGQKIFITWGEHDAADNIIHLVLARLPDAPAGTRGISLFLVPKFLVNDDGSLGARNDLFCHSLEHKLGIHGSPTCTMIYGDGKFGGEKGAVGWLVGEVNKGLACMFTMMNNARLAVGMQGVAIAEAATQKALAYARERTQGRAPGSSGAGMSPIVDHPDVARMLLTMKALTQGARAISYACAHAIDMSHRAGDTRHHWQERAALLTPIAKSFSTDAGVDVASLGIQVHGGMGFIEETGAARYLRDARIAPIYEGTNGIQAIDLVTRKLPLSGGDQVKGFMAELKQIAEGVRRCNLNGFGETAVRLDAAIADLEQATAWLLKTLADEKAAEALSGATPYQRLFGLVLTGCYLAKGGLAEGADGAGENRIALCRFAAENLLAETAALRDRVVNGAASLAAARILLA; the protein is encoded by the coding sequence ATGTACAAAGCGCCCGTCGAGGAAATCGCGTTCACGTTGAAGCACGTAGCGGGCATGGGCGAGGCAATTTCCAAGGGGCTGCTCGGCGATCTCGGCGAAGATCTGGTCGATGCCATCCTTGCCGAGGCGGGACGTTTTGCCACAGAGGAAGTGGCGCCGCTCGCCGACATCGGTGATCGTCAGGGCGCTCGTCTGGAGGGTGGCGAGGTCCGGCTGCCGGATGGCTGGCGCGAGCTCTATCGCCATTGGATTGCCGGCGGCTGGAACGGCCTGACGGCGCCCGAAGCTTTCGGCGGCCAGGCCTTGCCGCACATGCTGAATGTCGCAACACTCGAAATGTGGAATTCCGGTTCCATGGCCTTCGCCCTCGCCCCGACGCTGACGATGGGTGCCATCGAGGCCGTCAGCACCCATGGCAGTGCCGCGCTGAAAGCCAAATATCTGGAAAAGATGGTCTCCGGCGAATGGACCGGTACCATGAACCTGACCGAGCCGCATGCGGGCTCCGATCTCGGCGCCCTGAAGGCTCGCGCCGAGCGCCGCGACGACGGCAGCTACCGCCTGTTCGGCCAGAAGATCTTCATCACCTGGGGCGAACATGACGCGGCCGATAACATCATCCATCTGGTGCTGGCCCGTCTGCCGGACGCGCCGGCCGGCACACGCGGCATCTCGCTCTTTCTGGTGCCGAAGTTCCTGGTGAACGACGATGGTTCGCTTGGGGCTCGCAATGATCTCTTCTGCCACTCGCTGGAGCACAAGCTCGGCATCCATGGTTCGCCGACCTGCACGATGATCTACGGCGACGGAAAATTCGGCGGAGAAAAGGGCGCTGTGGGCTGGCTGGTCGGCGAGGTGAACAAGGGGCTCGCCTGCATGTTCACGATGATGAACAATGCCCGCCTCGCCGTCGGCATGCAGGGAGTGGCGATCGCCGAGGCCGCCACCCAGAAGGCGCTCGCCTATGCCAGGGAACGCACCCAGGGCAGGGCGCCGGGCTCAAGCGGCGCCGGCATGAGCCCGATCGTCGACCATCCCGATGTCGCCCGCATGCTCCTCACCATGAAGGCTCTGACGCAAGGGGCGCGCGCCATCTCCTATGCCTGCGCCCACGCGATCGACATGTCGCACCGGGCAGGCGACACCCGCCACCACTGGCAGGAGCGCGCCGCCCTTTTGACGCCGATTGCCAAGTCCTTTTCGACCGATGCCGGCGTCGATGTCGCCTCGCTCGGCATTCAGGTGCATGGCGGCATGGGTTTTATCGAGGAGACGGGTGCGGCGCGTTATCTCCGCGATGCCCGCATTGCGCCGATCTACGAGGGCACCAACGGCATCCAGGCGATCGACCTCGTCACCCGGAAGCTGCCGCTCTCCGGCGGCGATCAGGTGAAGGGTTTCATGGCCGAGCTTAAACAGATCGCCGAAGGCGTCCGCCGCTGCAATCTTAATGGTTTCGGCGAAACGGCTGTGAGGCTCGACGCTGCGATTGCCGATCTCGAACAGGCGACCGCCTGGCTGCTGAAGACGCTTGCCGATGAAAAGGCCGCCGAGGCGCTCTCCGGAGCCACCCCCTATCAGCGCCTGTTCGGGCTGGTGCTCACCGGCTGTTATCTCGCCAAGGGTGGTCTCGCTGAGGGAGCCGATGGGGCAGGCGAAAACCGCATCGCGCTCTGCCGCTTCGCCGCCGAAAACCTGCTTGCCGAGACCGCAGCCCTTCGCGATCGGGTCGTCAATGGCGCGGCAAGCCTTGCCGCCGCCCGCATACTGCTTGCCTGA
- a CDS encoding crotonase/enoyl-CoA hydratase family protein encodes MTDHIIVEQPSAYPGVQSIRFNRPEKKNAITRAMYRTMADALTAANTNPDIRATAFLGTEGCFSAGNDLNDFLAAAMGGRGLEQEILDFLYALVKAEKPVVSGVDGLAIGIGTTIHLHCDLTIASSRSQFRTPFVDLALVPEAGSSLVAPRLMGHQRAFAMLAAGEAFSAEEAREAGLVWKVVDPGEVDSLTLGLAAKLAAKPPEALRIARDLIRGDRGEIIARIDEEARYFSARLKSAEARAAFEAFMRR; translated from the coding sequence ATGACCGACCACATCATCGTCGAGCAGCCTTCCGCTTATCCCGGCGTGCAGTCCATCCGCTTCAACCGGCCGGAAAAGAAGAACGCCATCACCCGTGCCATGTACCGCACCATGGCCGATGCGTTGACTGCGGCCAACACGAACCCCGACATCCGCGCCACCGCTTTCCTCGGCACAGAGGGCTGCTTCTCGGCCGGCAATGACCTGAACGATTTTCTTGCTGCCGCGATGGGCGGCCGCGGCTTGGAGCAGGAGATCCTCGATTTCCTCTATGCGCTGGTGAAGGCCGAAAAACCCGTCGTCTCCGGCGTCGACGGCCTTGCGATCGGCATCGGCACGACGATCCATCTCCATTGCGATCTGACTATCGCCTCCAGCCGCAGCCAGTTCCGCACCCCCTTCGTCGATCTGGCACTGGTGCCGGAGGCCGGTTCCAGCCTCGTCGCGCCGCGCTTGATGGGGCATCAGCGCGCCTTCGCCATGCTTGCCGCCGGCGAAGCATTTTCGGCCGAGGAGGCGAGGGAAGCGGGTCTGGTCTGGAAGGTCGTCGACCCAGGCGAGGTCGATTCACTGACGCTTGGCCTCGCCGCAAAGCTCGCGGCCAAGCCGCCGGAGGCGCTGCGCATCGCCCGCGATCTCATTCGCGGCGATCGTGGCGAGATCATCGCCCGCATCGACGAGGAGGCCCGCTATTTCTCCGCGCGGCTGAAAAGCGCCGAAGCTCGGGCGGCCTTCGAAGCCTTCATGCGCCGCTGA
- a CDS encoding MBL fold metallo-hydrolase yields the protein MRKAKRRNPYYKGPVSDHFDGTHFFNPEGIEPLGFRDVLRWQFGGGREPWPRSVPSPYAAAKPDSYVDGEDLRVTMVGHATMLVQVAGLNILTDPVWSERASPFAFAGPKRVVQPGIAFDDLPPIDLVLVSHNHYDHLDIATLRRLAAKHRPRVVTPLGNDTIMRRAVPDIQTTSMDWGERISHAGISIDAEPAHHWSARGTADRRMALWASFVLSTPAGKIYHVGDTGFHDGINYKAAQQKHGGFRLAILPFGAYEPRWFMKGQHQNPQEAVIGMKLANAAYVAGHHFATFQLTNEAVDAPARALQDAMSEHDIPPERFRPLRAGEVFNVPAV from the coding sequence ATGCGTAAGGCCAAAAGACGCAACCCTTATTATAAGGGGCCAGTGTCCGATCATTTCGACGGCACGCATTTCTTCAATCCCGAAGGTATCGAACCGCTTGGTTTCCGCGATGTGTTGCGGTGGCAATTCGGCGGTGGCCGTGAGCCTTGGCCGAGGTCGGTCCCAAGTCCGTACGCGGCGGCCAAACCGGATTCATACGTCGACGGCGAGGACCTAAGAGTGACCATGGTCGGCCATGCAACTATGCTCGTGCAGGTCGCTGGGCTCAATATCCTCACCGACCCCGTATGGTCAGAGCGCGCCAGTCCCTTCGCTTTTGCCGGGCCCAAGCGCGTCGTCCAACCGGGCATCGCCTTCGATGATTTGCCGCCAATCGATCTCGTGCTGGTGTCGCACAATCATTATGATCATCTCGATATCGCAACCCTCAGGCGCTTGGCTGCGAAGCATCGGCCGCGTGTCGTGACGCCGCTCGGCAATGACACGATCATGCGCCGCGCCGTGCCCGATATACAGACGACATCGATGGACTGGGGCGAGCGCATTTCGCACGCCGGAATAAGCATTGATGCCGAGCCTGCACACCATTGGTCCGCCCGCGGCACCGCCGATCGCCGGATGGCACTCTGGGCGTCGTTCGTTTTATCGACTCCGGCCGGAAAGATTTATCACGTCGGAGATACGGGCTTTCACGACGGCATCAACTACAAAGCGGCACAGCAGAAGCATGGCGGCTTTCGCCTGGCCATTTTACCCTTCGGCGCCTATGAGCCGCGCTGGTTCATGAAAGGGCAGCACCAGAATCCGCAGGAGGCGGTGATCGGGATGAAGTTGGCAAATGCGGCCTATGTGGCCGGACACCACTTCGCCACGTTCCAACTGACGAATGAAGCGGTCGACGCGCCGGCAAGAGCGTTGCAAGACGCCATGAGCGAGCATGATATTCCCCCGGAACGGTTCCGGCCGCTCAGGGCCGGCGAGGTATTCAATGTGCCGGCGGTCTGA